One segment of Plasmodium gaboni strain SY75 chromosome 3, whole genome shotgun sequence DNA contains the following:
- a CDS encoding hypothetical protein (conserved Plasmodium protein, unknown function) produces MKENLNSFSKYKFENDDKKCNNKNKIIMKYMNTVEQELKEQEDHYSEKNKMNSSLSNNECEQESFLDSDDNLILSDDNLKSLNEEEADKNVLNDSLKENICSIPEEVNFNNNLDNASDDISLSEERNKDESQQECNDLENFNVEEKEEEYDISNCEENNIPQVEQEEKNEIAIPENQKETQEEKRELPLHDTYDKISFQNTMDFNTTKNDLFYMDVQNINEWKIKYRYLTSSFRKLDKEINKMINKDHINLLNRRSIKQHKDFLDNEYKEWLYTLQKTISEYKKNISSSVSDLNEKEYFILSKNIFDDFKEKSIEENNINITIYMLIMKHEVSVDEGILKYLEDNYMSSNIDKGVYSIIQKLVETRNHIEDIGGKTGKWNDDENNYFMRVYESNISLGDEIVINILKNCINKSEEEILEHITWYKQFLIYNNLKNKYINTINIININEQKKNSIKDVEKKFMIQQWKEKKKQETESKIKEKEQTKKEEMKINKKIREDIKKKKQIIQEQLSIKKEEIKKNKTEKRQKNVLSEEMLQRINERNERLLQKKVQYNNNIIEENNNEKDKKTKQKYMHIQSKLLSNTGKKKKKKKM; encoded by the exons ATGAAGGAAAATTTGAACTCTTTCtctaaatataaatttgaaaatgatgataaaaaatgcaataataagaataaaataattatgaaatatatgaataCTGTAGAGCAAGAACTGAAGGAACAAGAAGATCACTATtcagaaaaaaataaaatgaacAGTAGCTTGTCTAATAATGAATGTGAACAGGAGAGTTTTTTAGATAGTGATGATAATCTTATTTTGTCAGATGATAATTTGAAAAGCTTAAATGAGGAAGAAGCAgataaaaatgttttaaacGATAGTTtaaaggaaaatatatgttCAATACCTGAAGAAgttaattttaataataatcttGATAATGCATCTGATgat ATATCATTAAGTGAGGAAAGAAATAAAGATGAATCACAACAAGAATGCAACGATTTAGAAAATTTTAATGTAGAAGAAAAGGAAGAAGAATATGATATATCAAACTgtgaagaaaataatattccTCAAGTTGAACAGGAAGagaaaaatgaaatagCTATCCCTGAAAATCAAAAAGAAACTCAGGAGGAAAAAA GAGAATTACCTCTACATGACActtatgataaaatatcTTTTCAAAACACTATGGACTTTAATACAACAAAAAATGACCTCTTTTATATGGATGTTCaaa atattaatgaatggaaaataaaatatcgATACTTAACTTCCTC GTTTCGTAAATTAGACAAAGAAATAAACAAGATGATAAACAAAGATCATATTAATTTGTTGAAC AGAAGGAGTATTAAGCAACATAAGGATTTTTTAGATAATGAATATAAGGAG tgGTTATACACTTTACAAAAAACAATATCCGAATATAAGAAGAACATAAGTTCTTCTG TTTCCGATTTGAATGAAAAGGAGTACTTCattttatcaaaaaatatttttgatgattttaaagaaaaaagcATAGAAGAA aataatataaatattaccATATATATGCTAATTATGAAACATGAAGTTTCAGTTGATGAAGGGATTCTGAAATATTTAGAGGATAACTATATGTCTTCCAATATAg aTAAAGGTGTATATAGTATAATTCAAAAGCTGGTAGAAACAAGAAATCATATTGAAGACATAGGAGGAAAAACA GGTAAATGgaatgatgatgaaaataattattttatgagGGTATATGAAAGCAATATCAGTTTAGGAGATgaa ATCGTCatcaatatattaaaaaattgtatAAACAAGAGTGAAGAAGAAATACTTGAGCATATAACATGGTACAAACAATTTCTCATCTATAACAATTTgaagaataaatatattaatacaattaatatcattaatataaaC gagcaaaaaaaaaacagcATCAAAGATGTAGAAAAGAAATTTATGATACAGCAGTGGAAAGAGAAAAAAA AACAAGAAACAGAAAGCAAAATTAAAGAGAAGGAACAAActaaaaaagaagaaatgaaaataaataaaaaaataagagAAGA TATTaagaaaaagaaacaaataATACAAGAACAACTTAGCATTAAAAAGgaggaaataaaaaaaaac AAGACTGAAAAACGACAAAAAAATGTGCTGTCTGAAGAAATGTTGCAAAGAATAAATGAAAGGAATGAAAG GCTGttacaaaaaaaagtacaatataataataacattattgaagaaaataacaacgaaaaggataaaaaaacaaaacaaaagTATATGCATATACAAAGTAAATTACTAAGTAATACaggtaaaaaaaaaaaaaaaaaaaaaatgtaa